A section of the Solitalea canadensis DSM 3403 genome encodes:
- a CDS encoding TonB-dependent receptor plug domain-containing protein produces MNKFYYLIGMTSLSMAANAQTVDSLPVTERVFKLGEVVVSGKKNNETSILTNEKIEMFNQQDASGALNLLPGINLSKVGARNESVVLVRGFDLRQVPVFIDGIPVYVPYDGYVDLGRFTTFDISQINVAKGFSSVTFGANTLGGAINIVSRRPLNKFEIDASAGLMNSEGHRLGLNMGSKVGRFYVQGSVSQLKQQSYLLSSDFIIKPLEDGNDRNNAYRNDNKYTIKVGFTPRRNDEYALSYMKQDGQKGNPPYVGNDPLQKARFWQWPYWNKESVYFISSTGITGNSAFKTRLYYDKFKNQLNAYDDATYSTQTKPSSFQSFYDDDTYGGGLEYDAQLIQKHLIKTFIQYKNDRHKEHNLGEPIRTYRDYTISAGVEDSYKVSDKLILTPGVSFNLRGSLQAQDYNSSTKEIADYPENNNNTFNVQLGAVYQFNDFNKLNASVARKSRFATIKDRYSYRMGAAIPNPDLKAEMANHYEVGYSGRLISKLGMESSVFYSRISDAIQQVNNVKPNTYQLQNTGKAAFYGAELSLKYDILNNWYTVAQYSYLHRDNLSNKEIKFTDAPENKMVVYSQYSFNSRFSVLAGTEYNSARYSTSYGTKADEFAIVNLGVQAKIYRWVSAEAGANNVFDKNYSISEGYPEPGRNCFVSLVINNIK; encoded by the coding sequence ATGAACAAATTTTACTATTTGATAGGTATGACAAGCCTATCTATGGCTGCTAATGCCCAAACTGTTGACAGCTTACCTGTTACAGAAAGGGTTTTTAAGCTGGGAGAAGTAGTCGTTTCCGGTAAAAAGAATAATGAGACCAGCATTTTAACCAACGAAAAAATAGAAATGTTTAATCAACAGGATGCGTCGGGGGCCTTGAATTTATTACCAGGCATTAATTTGTCGAAGGTTGGGGCCAGAAACGAATCGGTCGTATTGGTCAGGGGATTTGACCTGAGGCAGGTTCCTGTTTTCATTGATGGAATTCCTGTTTATGTTCCTTATGATGGTTATGTAGACCTTGGACGCTTTACAACGTTCGATATATCTCAGATCAATGTTGCGAAAGGTTTTTCATCTGTAACATTTGGGGCCAACACCCTGGGTGGTGCTATTAATATTGTTTCAAGGCGACCATTGAACAAATTTGAGATTGATGCAAGTGCAGGTTTAATGAATAGCGAAGGGCACCGTCTTGGTTTAAATATGGGTTCAAAAGTGGGTAGATTTTATGTTCAGGGAAGTGTTTCACAATTGAAACAACAAAGCTATTTGCTTTCATCTGATTTTATCATCAAGCCGCTTGAAGATGGCAACGACCGGAATAATGCTTACAGGAACGATAATAAATACACTATTAAAGTTGGTTTTACTCCACGAAGAAATGATGAGTACGCGTTGAGCTATATGAAACAAGATGGACAAAAAGGCAATCCTCCTTATGTTGGAAATGATCCATTACAAAAGGCCCGTTTTTGGCAGTGGCCTTATTGGAATAAGGAGAGTGTCTATTTCATTTCTTCAACAGGAATTACCGGAAACAGCGCTTTTAAAACGCGATTGTATTATGATAAATTTAAAAATCAGCTGAATGCTTACGACGATGCTACGTATTCAACACAGACTAAGCCCTCGTCATTTCAAAGTTTTTATGATGATGATACTTATGGTGGTGGACTTGAATATGATGCTCAATTGATCCAAAAACATTTGATTAAAACATTTATTCAATACAAAAACGATCGTCACAAGGAACATAATTTAGGAGAGCCAATTCGGACTTACAGAGATTATACCATTTCTGCAGGAGTAGAGGATTCCTATAAGGTAAGTGATAAATTAATACTTACCCCTGGTGTAAGCTTTAATTTACGTGGTAGTCTTCAGGCGCAAGATTATAATTCTTCAACAAAGGAAATTGCCGATTATCCTGAAAATAATAACAATACATTTAATGTGCAGCTTGGTGCCGTTTATCAATTTAATGACTTTAACAAGCTAAATGCTTCTGTTGCAAGAAAATCACGATTTGCAACAATAAAGGATAGGTACTCATATCGGATGGGGGCTGCGATTCCTAATCCGGATCTTAAGGCTGAAATGGCTAATCACTATGAAGTGGGTTATTCAGGGAGATTAATAAGCAAATTGGGTATGGAGTCAAGTGTGTTTTATAGCCGTATTTCTGATGCAATACAACAGGTAAATAACGTAAAGCCTAATACTTATCAGCTACAAAATACCGGCAAAGCAGCGTTTTACGGGGCAGAATTATCGTTAAAATATGATATTCTTAATAACTGGTATACAGTAGCTCAATACAGCTATTTACATCGCGATAATTTAAGTAATAAGGAAATAAAGTTTACAGATGCACCTGAAAATAAAATGGTTGTTTATTCTCAGTATAGTTTTAATAGCCGTTTTTCGGTATTAGCAGGAACTGAATACAACTCGGCCCGCTACAGTACAAGTTATGGAACAAAAGCTGATGAATTTGCAATTGTAAATTTAGGCGTTCAGGCTAA
- a CDS encoding winged helix-turn-helix domain-containing protein, with product MSQPQFELNGRIWIDTPNGKFLGHGRVELMERIHASGSIRQAALQMKMSYKQAWDLVKYINENIGEPIIISQRGGKGGGRAVITERGLSIIDQYRELQKKFHEFLISQSSKMKL from the coding sequence ATGAGTCAGCCGCAGTTTGAGTTAAATGGCAGAATTTGGATCGATACACCTAATGGAAAATTTTTAGGGCATGGGAGAGTTGAACTAATGGAACGGATTCATGCAAGCGGCTCTATAAGGCAGGCTGCCCTTCAGATGAAAATGTCGTACAAACAAGCATGGGATTTGGTTAAATATATCAATGAAAATATTGGTGAACCAATTATTATTTCACAGCGAGGCGGCAAAGGTGGCGGAAGGGCAGTTATTACCGAAAGAGGATTAAGTATTATTGATCAGTATAGAGAACTTCAAAAAAAATTCCATGAGTTTTTAATATCACAATCTTCTAAAATGAAACTGTGA
- a CDS encoding cytochrome-c peroxidase, whose translation MKHPIISKIVGVNWLKLFFLGTILSFILFSALAADDYKPTLYNLTYPSYFGNRFSIPSDNPLTNEGIYLGRKLFYETRLSANRKISCASCHKQEKAFSDDRVGSIGVDGSVTERNSMAIVNLLWARKFFWDGRAIGLEQQAAIPLANPHEMGQSAALSAVILRKIKGYPYLFKHAFGDTAITADRIVKAIAQFERTLISADSPYDKYLRNEYSPSQIELEGMGLFMTAPQPGKGIRGANCAHCHGGEKSYLEMFHNNGLDSIYKDAGIQLLTGFETDHGRFKAPTLRNIALTAPYMHDGRFSSLEKVLDHYNGPLHPHHLSSFLKGSSNNEGGLTLGLTNKEKMAIVSFLHMLTDSSFVKNPAFSDPNKETN comes from the coding sequence ATGAAACACCCAATTATTTCTAAAATAGTTGGTGTTAACTGGCTTAAACTATTCTTCCTTGGAACAATCTTATCATTCATTTTATTTTCTGCATTAGCTGCAGATGACTACAAGCCTACTCTCTATAATCTAACCTATCCTTCCTATTTCGGGAATAGATTCTCAATTCCTTCTGACAATCCTTTAACAAATGAAGGAATTTATTTAGGTCGAAAATTATTCTACGAAACTCGTTTGTCTGCAAACAGAAAAATCTCTTGTGCTAGTTGCCATAAGCAAGAGAAGGCCTTTTCTGATGATCGCGTTGGAAGTATCGGTGTCGACGGTTCTGTTACAGAGCGAAACTCAATGGCGATTGTTAATCTACTCTGGGCCAGAAAATTCTTTTGGGATGGACGGGCTATTGGTTTAGAGCAACAAGCTGCTATTCCATTGGCCAATCCACATGAAATGGGGCAATCCGCAGCGCTATCAGCTGTTATTTTAAGAAAGATTAAGGGATATCCGTATTTGTTTAAACATGCATTTGGTGATACTGCTATTACCGCAGATCGTATTGTTAAAGCCATAGCTCAGTTTGAAAGAACGCTTATTTCGGCAGATTCTCCTTATGATAAATATTTGCGAAACGAGTATTCACCGTCGCAAATTGAATTGGAAGGAATGGGACTCTTTATGACAGCCCCGCAACCAGGTAAAGGCATACGTGGTGCAAACTGCGCCCATTGTCATGGTGGCGAGAAAAGTTATTTAGAGATGTTTCATAATAACGGACTTGATAGCATTTACAAAGATGCAGGTATACAATTGCTTACCGGTTTTGAGACCGATCACGGCAGGTTTAAGGCTCCTACATTACGAAATATTGCACTAACAGCTCCTTACATGCACGATGGCCGGTTTAGTTCCCTGGAAAAGGTATTGGATCATTACAATGGGCCCTTACATCCACATCACTTAAGTTCTTTTTTAAAAGGAAGTTCCAACAATGAGGGAGGACTTACATTGGGGCTAACCAATAAGGAGAAGATGGCCATTGTTTCATTTCTGCACATGCTAACCGATTCATCATTTGTGAAAAATCCTGCATTTTCTGATCCTAATAAAGAAACAAACTAA